Proteins encoded in a region of the Ralstonia pseudosolanacearum genome:
- a CDS encoding extracellular catalytic domain type 1 short-chain-length polyhydroxyalkanoate depolymerase, whose amino-acid sequence MKSVSRLVNALIPTSLGRPAWPPKPVKPARPATRRPRPAVTPTPTAGTFVRERFIYEPESPAVVARRPEYWLYTPPSRGNTPPALMVMLHGCKQSAEALAHGTRMNALADREGFIVLYPEQPRRAHPQCCWHWYDPEHAGAHEADDLARLVAQTLAETGADPSRVYLAGLSAGAGLAGLMALRHPHLFAALALHSGPVLGVARTAASALNLMRRGARIDPIEALATMVDTDTYPGIPTLLLHGLRDEAVSPVNQAQLATQFRALNHLCDAADVRRETTRGDGYVLRSDLRDGTCLLATCQFTSTGHAWSGGDPRYAFHAAGPDATWLWWQFAQQHARTTTPAT is encoded by the coding sequence ATGAAGTCCGTCTCCCGGCTGGTCAATGCGTTGATCCCGACCAGCCTGGGCCGCCCGGCCTGGCCGCCGAAACCGGTCAAGCCGGCCAGGCCCGCCACCCGTCGCCCCCGCCCGGCCGTCACGCCGACCCCGACCGCTGGCACCTTCGTACGCGAACGCTTCATCTACGAGCCGGAATCGCCCGCCGTGGTGGCGCGCCGGCCCGAATACTGGCTGTACACACCGCCCTCGCGCGGCAACACGCCGCCCGCGCTGATGGTGATGCTGCACGGCTGCAAGCAGTCGGCCGAGGCGCTGGCCCACGGTACGCGCATGAACGCGCTGGCCGACCGCGAGGGCTTCATCGTGCTGTACCCCGAGCAGCCGCGCCGCGCGCATCCGCAGTGCTGCTGGCACTGGTATGACCCCGAACACGCCGGTGCGCACGAAGCCGATGACCTTGCCCGGCTCGTGGCGCAAACCCTGGCCGAGACCGGCGCCGATCCGTCGCGCGTCTATCTCGCGGGGCTGTCCGCGGGTGCCGGGCTGGCGGGGCTGATGGCGCTGCGGCACCCTCACCTGTTCGCCGCCCTGGCCCTGCACTCCGGACCGGTGCTCGGCGTCGCCCGCACGGCCGCCTCGGCGCTGAACCTCATGCGGCGGGGCGCGCGCATCGACCCTATCGAAGCCCTGGCCACGATGGTCGACACCGACACCTATCCCGGTATCCCGACGCTGCTGCTGCACGGTCTGCGCGATGAGGCCGTCAGCCCCGTCAACCAGGCGCAGCTGGCCACCCAGTTCCGAGCCCTCAACCATCTGTGCGATGCCGCTGACGTGCGGCGCGAAACCACGCGCGGCGACGGCTACGTCCTGCGCAGCGATCTGCGCGACGGCACGTGCCTGCTGGCCACCTGTCAGTTCACCAGCACGGGCCACGCATGGAGCGGCGGCGATCCGCGCTACGCCTTCCACGCGGCGGGCCCCGATGCAACCTGGCTGTGGTGGCAATTCGCGCAGCAGCACGCGCGCACCACCACGCCCGCCACCTGA
- a CDS encoding YXWGXW repeat-containing protein has product MKKNGWMFAACLLTAGAAWVAVPAQAQVSIGVQIGPTMPPPPPQYEAVPMMPPGYVWAPGYWQWREGRYMWRPGYRVHERQGYAYRAPRWEQGPNGWAMREGGWDRRDWDRRGDDDDRGRWHCPPGHAKKGEC; this is encoded by the coding sequence ATGAAAAAGAATGGATGGATGTTCGCGGCATGTCTGTTGACGGCCGGCGCAGCCTGGGTAGCCGTGCCCGCGCAGGCCCAGGTGTCGATCGGTGTTCAGATCGGGCCGACCATGCCGCCGCCGCCGCCCCAGTACGAGGCTGTTCCCATGATGCCGCCGGGCTATGTGTGGGCGCCGGGCTATTGGCAATGGCGGGAAGGCCGCTACATGTGGCGGCCGGGCTATCGTGTCCATGAGCGCCAGGGCTATGCCTACCGTGCGCCGCGTTGGGAGCAGGGGCCGAATGGCTGGGCGATGCGTGAAGGCGGCTGGGACCGCCGCGATTGGGATCGCCGTGGCGACGACGATGATCGCGGCCGCTGGCATTGCCCGCCGGGCCACGCCAAGAAGGGCGAATGCTGA
- the lysM gene encoding peptidoglycan-binding protein LysM, with product MGFFDFIKEAGEKLFHGGAAAPADASADADAAEAANRAKGEAIEQYIAQQGLTATALSVQVDGDQAKVFGVAADQATREKIVLCCGNVTGIQAVDDQMSVSTEAPESQWHTVASGDTLSAIAKKFYDDANKYPVIFEANKPMLSDPNKIYPGQKLRIPAA from the coding sequence ATGGGGTTTTTTGATTTCATCAAGGAAGCTGGCGAAAAACTGTTCCACGGCGGCGCGGCGGCACCGGCCGATGCCTCGGCGGATGCGGATGCGGCCGAGGCTGCGAATCGCGCCAAGGGCGAAGCCATCGAACAGTACATCGCCCAGCAGGGGCTGACCGCCACCGCGCTGTCGGTGCAGGTCGACGGCGATCAGGCCAAGGTGTTCGGGGTGGCAGCCGACCAGGCGACGCGCGAGAAGATCGTCCTGTGCTGCGGCAACGTGACGGGCATCCAGGCCGTCGATGACCAGATGTCGGTCAGCACGGAGGCGCCGGAGTCGCAGTGGCATACGGTGGCCTCGGGCGACACGCTGTCGGCCATCGCCAAGAAGTTCTATGACGATGCCAACAAGTACCCGGTGATTTTCGAGGCGAACAAGCCGATGCTGTCGGACCCGAACAAGATCTATCCGGGGCAGAAGTTGCGGATTCCGGCAGCCTGA
- the greB gene encoding transcription elongation factor GreB, giving the protein MNKAFVREDTGDEEDDLPEGAAPLPAGSKNYITPAGYARLRTELMHLIDVARPEVVGIVSWAASNGDRSENGDYLYGKKRLREIDRRIRFLTRRIERAEVVDASLQGDNDQIFFGATVTYANQGGDETTITIVGMDEVDLDKGQVSWISPIARALIKAREGDTVALRTPTGVESIDILAVTYPPRAA; this is encoded by the coding sequence ATGAACAAGGCTTTCGTCCGGGAAGACACCGGCGATGAAGAAGACGATCTGCCCGAAGGCGCCGCGCCGCTGCCTGCGGGCTCGAAGAACTACATCACGCCGGCCGGCTATGCGCGCTTGCGTACCGAGCTGATGCACCTGATCGACGTCGCGCGGCCAGAGGTGGTCGGCATCGTGTCGTGGGCGGCTTCGAATGGCGACCGCTCCGAGAACGGCGACTACCTCTACGGCAAGAAGCGCCTGCGCGAGATCGACCGCCGCATCCGCTTCCTCACGCGCCGCATCGAGCGCGCCGAGGTGGTCGATGCCAGCCTGCAGGGCGACAACGACCAGATCTTCTTTGGTGCCACCGTCACCTATGCCAACCAGGGCGGCGACGAGACCACCATCACCATCGTCGGCATGGACGAGGTGGACCTGGACAAAGGCCAGGTCAGTTGGATCTCGCCGATCGCGCGGGCTTTGATCAAGGCGCGCGAGGGCGATACGGTCGCCTTGCGCACGCCGACGGGCGTCGAGTCGATCGATATCCTGGCGGTCACTTATCCGCCGCGCGCCGCATAA